The following nucleotide sequence is from Mytilus edulis chromosome 13, xbMytEdul2.2, whole genome shotgun sequence.
aatccatcagagCTTTTCCTTTTGAGAaccctattaacatgccaatggtaggatttgaatctcgtacaaatgactaaggctcatttgagggtggtcggaggggtcctgatcaagaaatcccgggcttaaaattatgaaatcccgaggtgtgttttttaatgaaattcaTATCCCGATATCCcgaaattcataaaaaatattcccGCATCCCGTTGAAGGaccaatcccgaaatcccgagcttaaaaacacccgatcctgacgTCCCGAATAAATCCTCCCTCCCTCTaatttcattttggccaaatcactactttcactttcaacaatacattttgtgtaaccatttatgggcattatgtgtTCTAGTCTGTgagtccgttcgttcgttcgtccgtcctcGTCggtcccgcttcatgttaaagtttttgttgaagtttttgatgaagttgaagtcgaaccaactcgaaacttagaaaatatgttccctatgatatgatcttactaattttattgccaaattagagattttaccccatttcacggtccactaaacattatagaaaatgatagtgccgatgtggcatccgtatactatggacacattcttgtttccacatgttttatttatttcaatatatatgcatcTGTTATGACCCCtttgatagtaaatatttcagaaaacagtagacagaatacagagagtctatatattcttgcgatctaaaaaccatgatatggacaacgctctgattggcttatttatttttcatttttgtaatctatcatacgattggttgttcttgtccatctttaaaaccggaagtcttatttatgactaaaagtcagtctgatgacggaaacaatatccggacacctattttgtcgtttttcttccaaaataactcaatctgaataatcataagaatggatgacaaatgcgactatgcatatTACATAAGGAACACAGAGACAtggtgattaatttattgtggaaggaagagaagcgacacacaaaatgaggtcttctcgtttaatagtatagatttgtACTACTGGTGGCCTGTTGACAAGGCTACTATTCTGGTTCCCTTTTCGAGAGGCAGTTTAAATGCCCCTCCTTTCATTCGACCCACTTTGTAGAACCCACCTTTATGTAATTTCTCAGGATTAATTTTTTCTCGTCTTGAATATATGCCTGAACTTCTAGACTATAATTCAATAAATGGATCAACCGATTTGTAGAAATGTGTGTGTGTGATCATAAGTAGGCAGAGCATATTTAAAgacaattttcaaatatttattaacatttaacTGTCGCAATCAATTGTGTACATTCAACGAGAATAATATAGTGTTTTTATAATGTCTCTGCTACCATCCCTTACGTATGGGCGGAGCTTAGGTCTCTGATACCATCCCTTACGCATAGGTCTCTGCTACCATCCCTTTCGCATGGGCGGAGCTGTCGATGCAGGGGGTCTCTGACCACCCCCACCTCCATGTAGAAGAGCTTGTTGAACTTTCATCCATGCAATATTCCTCTTTTTCATCAGTCTTTCTCTGTCAGTAATCAGATCTCGTCTAACATGGCATACGATTGCTAAAGCTAAAGCTCCAATAATTAAGGTAAACAACAATACTGCATACGCtattatattgtataatataaaacattCCACTCCCCAACGGAAACCTGCAATACACAATTTAGATCCACTGACATTAAATACATTttgtcggggggggggggggggggggaatatgacatgaatataattatttaactaaaaatgttttttttctactgtATATACAAGTTGATTTTTAGTTTGTGTTTGAATGAAATACATGCATCTCtcctttatctttttttattgtgTGTTGAGTATCTCATTGAGGTTATACTTTGCACTTCTTACATGTTTTATAATATGATTTAGACGAAACAATGTTTGGCTATACTACTAGTTTGGCGGGgtttatatatgttaaaaaaatcaatgaccACTTACTTAAAAAGAAAGAACAATTTGAAAGTTATATTTCTACACATTAATCCAAATACCTGAAGTTCAAAATTCAGCATGTTGCTTTTAAAGAAAAAGGAAAGGAAGTCAGCTTTTTCTTAATAACTAAGTCTTCCTAAGTTTTGCCCTTCGTATTACTATGATCGGGGATTATAATATATTGACCTCTGCCGTTCTAGAGCAGTGGCTCGAAGTTTATCTTTTCGCCTTCTGTAATTCTAAGATCGGGGATTTTAAGAGTTTACTTACCTTAAGTTTGCTCCCCGAATATGATGCACAGGGGTTCAACGTTTTAACAATGCCCTACGTGTTCAAAGATTCGGGGATTTCAACTTTCACTTGTGTCCTCTGTGGAGCAAAGATAGGGGTTCAAACTTTTACGTGATACAAGAGTCGGTAATTTTGATGTTTACTTTTGCCCTCCGTGATACAAGTGCCAAAAAATGTATATGGGATTTAAATCTTTACATTTTCCTGCCCTCTGTGATACAGGGATCAGGGATGAGGACTTTTACCTTTGCCCTCCGTAATGAGGGATCAGGGAATAAGACTTTTACCTTTGCCCTCTGTGATAAGGGATCAGGGATTAAGACTTTTACATTTGCCCTCGGTGATAAGGGATCAGAGATAAAGAAGTCTACCTTTGCCCACCGTGGAAAGGGATCAGGGATTAAGACTTTTACCTTTGCCCTCTGTGATACAGGGATTAGGACTTTTATCTTTGCCCTCCGTGATACAGGGGTTATGGATCAGGGATTAAGACTTTTACCTTTGCCCTCCGTGATACAGGGATCAGGGATTAAGATTTTTACCTATGCACTCCGTTATATAGGGATAAGGGATTAAGATTTTTACCTTTGCCCTCTGTGATACAAGGATCAGGGATTTCACATTCTTTGATGTAGTATTCTTTTCCTGTCCTTTCTGTcaatagaaaacaataaacattaacaTATATAGTGTTACATATTTTGTCTTAGATGCATGACTTTTttgttagttgttagtggctttgaactagctgtcagtaactgcgagtactctcagttctgtacttagtgtctttttgttgttgggatgtacaagtacccggccacgtccacttgtattagtagtatttttatttttgtccatctgatgagtttttaactgatttttatagttcgttcttatgttgtactgttacacgactgtcccaggttaagggaggtttggatcccgctaacatgtttaaccccgccacattatgtatgtatgtgcctaaccctagtcaggagcctgtaattcagtggttgtcctttgtgtatgtgttacatatttgttgttcgttcattttttgtacatgaattatgcctttattttctattttgaattattttacattgtcatgtcggggtcttttatagctgactatgcggtatgtgttttttttcctcattgtcgaaggccatacggtgacctatttatacttgtgtcatttgatctcttgtggtgaactgtcttattggcaatcataccacatcttcttatttatatataattacgtTGACTATTACAAATTattcaattcaaattaatttacatattattcaatacaaaataatttacatattattcaattcaaattaatttACATAATACAGTtaagttgttggttttttttttttaatttatcaaataaagAGAGAAATCTTGAGATAAGTtgaattataaagaatagaggtCAATTAGGTGTTTTAGTATCCAATACAACtttgttgaataaaaatgtttatcatcacccccacccccccccccccccccctcccccctaaaaaaaccaaacaaacaaactaaggtcgtacggtgacctatagttgttaatttctgtgtcattttggtctcttgtggagagttgtctcattggcaatcataccacatcttttttttttttttataaacaaatatatttactttCATACAGCGCTGGTGTGGTACATGTATAGCCGGTCTCTATATCGTATCCGCTCGCATTCGCCGTATTGACGATCCAGATATTTTCACACGAACAATTCCATTCAGTTCCCATCAAGTTCACACTCGATAGTAGGTCAATGCCATCAAAGATCGTGGAGGAAATCTCGGTAAATGCATTGTACTGTAGTGAAATCTTCTCTAGTAAAGTATTCTGAGAAAAATCATCTGCTCTTACGACGGTTAGTCCGAGGTTGTCAAGTACTACACTGACTAAATTAGTCTGTGAGTACAATAGTCCTTGTGGTAAAGTTGTACTAGGTAATGTAACACCAATCATAGCTAGTTCACCTTTCGGATCTGGAACGGTGGTTAGCTTCTGTATATCGAGTCCGGTAAAGGCGTCATTAGCCAGAGTGGTCAATGAGCCACCGTACACCAAGAAGTAATTGAGTGAACCTATGGCTGAGAAAGCCGATGACGTAAACCCACTGCTGATAACACAGTTGATAATTGATAGTTCCTGGAGGTACGACATCCCGGTAAATGTTCCCGAGAATAAAAGTAGGGTGCCACCTGTAGAGCAGCGTATTTCTAGAGACGCGGGATAATCGGGATCAAGTGTTCCCATTCCAGAAAAACCGGAAAAAGTCGATGTTGGGTTACTAGCAGGTAGTTGTCCATGTACATTATAAATCTTCATCCTTTGTGGGATCGGACTAGAGAAGGATGAATACGACAAAGGAAGAGAGACCGATGGATAATCACATTCGTATACCCCTCGGGCTGAACCATCGGTATCAACGTAAGTACATCCAGATTGTGCTGCGCCATTAACCATCACAGCGCCACACATCAATATTACTAATAACATCAACATTTTAAATTGTTGTGATATCGTTACGGAATAATTTTACATTCGCACCTTCATTTTCTAAAATAGGCTGATATCGGATCTATACTGTAAATATTGAACAACTTCTATTAAAACATGTTAATCCTTTATTATCGCCTTAATCCTTTAATCCATAAGTGTAAGTTAGTTTTTCAATTATGGAAACAAGTAATTTAAGTctaatatttattatgtttggGACATTATATTAATGAAGATTACCTGACATTTTATAGAGATGTGTGCATCAAGCCTCCGGGTTGCACATCATTCTTCGATATTTTTCCCGTAAAAATCCATAAATATGAATCATGATAATCAGTTTTTCCGAGAACACAGTTATCAGCCTGTAATGattggtacaaatgtatatagttcCTTAAATGGAGGCAATTGGCACAATGGTAGTATTCAAATGAAGATGTGCTTCAGACTAtcgttttaaaaaatgaaatgtttagATTTAGTTAGGCAACATTGAATCAATGATGGTCATTGACTTTGAAAAGTTATCGGAAATAATTATACCTGTGTTCTGTTTGATGATTACACAGCTTGGAGCTTTGTGAAGAGTATAATATACACACATATGGAACATCAGAGTTTTTTGAAGGTTTATAGACGGGGGACGAAAGGTGACGAGGTTAGCTAACTTGACGCTTCGTGTCAGACCAGCTAAAATTTCACCATGAACATTGAATTTAATGAAactaatatatataacatttcaCTGATAAATAATTCAGACGATTCTCCTTGCTCGTATTAGTATGTAACCACTCACCCCATTTAGTTGTTCATGGGTCTACTAGTGACTACGCTTTGCGTTccaaaatagttttttttgtgatatcaCCTCTTTCGTTTAAGAAATTCATCAAGACAAATTTAACAACTGCTTTTAGAACATGGAAgtatttcgttaccacaaattacttataACCTTTAATAGATTTTTTCATAGAAAAACATTGGGGTTTGAAAGTTTTCATTACTATAAGAAATCGTTTCGCAATATAAATGTGTAAAGTGATGTTGTTTATAAAGTCAGTAAATTTAGACTACGATCAGTGTAAACTTGTCAACcctttaaataagcttattttaatACATTATCCCTTAACTACTGTGATCAGATCGTTAGATATTGTGTCTATTGGTAAACATATTGATTtcgtaataaataaattaaaacagtcATGATTACTAAATAGCATTGCTTTACAGTTATTACCATTAATTACACGTATCGCTACTTATATCTTGCCATCGCACAAAATcatgttttctctgactgtttatgacttTTTTTCACTAAGTTCATTGAATgtattcaaattgatattttagtcttggatacatataaaaaagaagatgtggtatgattcccaatgagacaactgtccacaagagaccaaaatgacaaatacataaacaactataggtcaccatacagccttcaacaatgagcaaagctcataccgcatattcagctataaaaagccccgatatgacaatgtaaaacaattcaaacgagaaaactaacggccttatttatataaaaaaaaatgaacgaaaaaaaaaatatgtaacacataaacaaacgacaaacactgaattacatgtattttttagtTGTAATTTGCGTTGAAGATGTAACTGTGAGATTTCTCAAATCGGTAAtttgtgtttaaatatttttgtgagagatgctttttttttgtgttctgtgTAAAACTGATGAGTGAAACTtttgtcaactgatttttaaatgGGTGTCAAAAGAAAACACAATTGATTCCAAT
It contains:
- the LOC139501555 gene encoding uncharacterized protein, which gives rise to MLMLLVILMCGAVMVNGAAQSGCTYVDTDGSARGVYECDYPSVSLPLSYSSFSSPIPQRMKIYNVHGQLPASNPTSTFSGFSGMGTLDPDYPASLEIRCSTGGTLLLFSGTFTGMSYLQELSIINCVISSGFTSSAFSAIGSLNYFLVYGGSLTTLANDAFTGLDIQKLTTVPDPKGELAMIGVTLPSTTLPQGLLYSQTNLVSVVLDNLGLTVVRADDFSQNTLLEKISLQYNAFTEISSTIFDGIDLLSSVNLMGTEWNCSCENIWIVNTANASGYDIETGYTCTTPALYEKRTGKEYYIKECEIPDPCITEGKGFRWGVECFILYNIIAYAVLLFTLIIGALALAIVCHVRRDLITDRERLMKKRNIAWMKVQQALLHGGGGGQRPPASTAPPMRKGW